In Felis catus isolate Fca126 chromosome A2, F.catus_Fca126_mat1.0, whole genome shotgun sequence, the following proteins share a genomic window:
- the NME6 gene encoding nucleoside diphosphate kinase 6 isoform X3 has protein sequence MRELLWRKEDCQKFYQEHEGRFFYQRLVEFMASGPIRAYILARKDAIQLWRTLMGPTRVFQARHVAPDSIRGSFGLTDTRNTTHGSDSVVSASREIAAFFPDFSEQRWYEEEEPQLRCGPVRYSPEGGIHCAAGAEDPGPACRRPVGL, from the exons ATGAGAGAACTTCTGTGGAGAAAAGAAGATTGCCAGAAGTTTTACCAAGAACACGAAG GTCGTTTTTTCTATCAGCGGCTGGTGGAGTTCATGGCCAG TGGGCCAATCCGAGCCTACATCCTTGCCCGCAAGGATGCCATCCAGCTTTGGAGGACACTGATGGGACCCACCAGAGTGTTTCAAGCACGTCACGTGGCCCCAGATTCAATTCGTGGAAGTTTTGGCCTCACTGACACCCGCAACACAACCCATGGCTCTG ACTCTGTGGTTTCAGCCAGTAGAGAGATCGCGGCCTTCTTCCCTGACTTCAGTGAACAGCGCTGGTATGAGGAGGAGGAGCCGCAGCTGCGCTGTGGCCCTGTGCGCTATAGTCCAGAGGGAGGCATCCACTGCGCGGCCGGAGCAGAAGACCCGGGACCAGCCTGCCGCAGGCCTGTGGGTCTGTGA
- the NME6 gene encoding nucleoside diphosphate kinase 6 isoform X2: MTSILRSPQALQLTLALIKPDAVAHPLILEAVHQQILSNKFLIVRMRELLWRKEDCQKFYQEHEGRFFYQRLVEFMASGPIRAYILARKDAIQLWRTLMGPTRVFQARHVAPDSIRGSFGLTDTRNTTHGSASREIAAFFPDFSEQRWYEEEEPQLRCGPVRYSPEGGIHCAAGAEDPGPACRRPVGL, from the exons ATGACTTCGATCTTGAGAAGCCCTCAGGCTCTCCAGCTCACTCTGGCCCTGATCAAGCCTGATGCAGTTGCTCACCCCCTGATTCTGGAG GCTGTTCATCAGCAGATTCTGAGCAACAAGTTCCTTATTGTACGAATGAGAGAACTTCTGTGGAGAAAAGAAGATTGCCAGAAGTTTTACCAAGAACACGAAG GTCGTTTTTTCTATCAGCGGCTGGTGGAGTTCATGGCCAG TGGGCCAATCCGAGCCTACATCCTTGCCCGCAAGGATGCCATCCAGCTTTGGAGGACACTGATGGGACCCACCAGAGTGTTTCAAGCACGTCACGTGGCCCCAGATTCAATTCGTGGAAGTTTTGGCCTCACTGACACCCGCAACACAACCCATGGCTCTG CCAGTAGAGAGATCGCGGCCTTCTTCCCTGACTTCAGTGAACAGCGCTGGTATGAGGAGGAGGAGCCGCAGCTGCGCTGTGGCCCTGTGCGCTATAGTCCAGAGGGAGGCATCCACTGCGCGGCCGGAGCAGAAGACCCGGGACCAGCCTGCCGCAGGCCTGTGGGTCTGTGA
- the NME6 gene encoding nucleoside diphosphate kinase 6 isoform X1, translating to MTSILRSPQALQLTLALIKPDAVAHPLILEAVHQQILSNKFLIVRMRELLWRKEDCQKFYQEHEGRFFYQRLVEFMASGPIRAYILARKDAIQLWRTLMGPTRVFQARHVAPDSIRGSFGLTDTRNTTHGSDSVVSASREIAAFFPDFSEQRWYEEEEPQLRCGPVRYSPEGGIHCAAGAEDPGPACRRPVGL from the exons ATGACTTCGATCTTGAGAAGCCCTCAGGCTCTCCAGCTCACTCTGGCCCTGATCAAGCCTGATGCAGTTGCTCACCCCCTGATTCTGGAG GCTGTTCATCAGCAGATTCTGAGCAACAAGTTCCTTATTGTACGAATGAGAGAACTTCTGTGGAGAAAAGAAGATTGCCAGAAGTTTTACCAAGAACACGAAG GTCGTTTTTTCTATCAGCGGCTGGTGGAGTTCATGGCCAG TGGGCCAATCCGAGCCTACATCCTTGCCCGCAAGGATGCCATCCAGCTTTGGAGGACACTGATGGGACCCACCAGAGTGTTTCAAGCACGTCACGTGGCCCCAGATTCAATTCGTGGAAGTTTTGGCCTCACTGACACCCGCAACACAACCCATGGCTCTG ACTCTGTGGTTTCAGCCAGTAGAGAGATCGCGGCCTTCTTCCCTGACTTCAGTGAACAGCGCTGGTATGAGGAGGAGGAGCCGCAGCTGCGCTGTGGCCCTGTGCGCTATAGTCCAGAGGGAGGCATCCACTGCGCGGCCGGAGCAGAAGACCCGGGACCAGCCTGCCGCAGGCCTGTGGGTCTGTGA